From Ramlibacter tataouinensis, the proteins below share one genomic window:
- a CDS encoding carotenoid oxygenase family protein, whose protein sequence is MTAVMQPATVPRTAVAAPARLRGFQSGAREFDAADIQVEGRLPVWLRGSLLLNGPALWDLPQASYRHWFDGLAMLHRVQFDEGRVSYRSRFLQTEDYRRSIASSAPAFAAFDTRDPESFLERLKHFGKPRVTDNAAVVMSRIGDRWFATTEGPLLVGFDPETLQTRPTLALEDDLGVQLMAAHGITDSKGSYWNVGVTLGPKCAYKLFRLQPGARRRELIGQVRLPKPGYTHAFAMTPRHALVWETALRAQPLGFLLTGRSYIHNFKWDPVHGSMLHAVSVGDGSVRSWEVPPMVAFHAIQAYEQGDETVLELIVYDDPEIMDALLLERLRSGAPLGVTPRLMRYRLRARGEVTMENFGQGLELPQVHPARWARAKATVAWGTLLGNPSSPFFDATERIDLASGERRSWRRGTAVQLEPLFVPRPGADNEDDGVLLVPTLADGDVGSMIAVLDAETMECLAMVKAPQVIPFGYHAAWAG, encoded by the coding sequence ATGACCGCTGTTATGCAACCCGCAACGGTTCCACGCACCGCCGTCGCAGCGCCCGCGCGCTTGAGGGGCTTCCAAAGTGGAGCGCGCGAGTTCGATGCAGCCGACATTCAGGTGGAAGGCCGGCTGCCCGTCTGGTTGCGCGGCAGCCTGCTGCTCAATGGCCCTGCGCTGTGGGATCTGCCCCAGGCGAGCTATCGCCACTGGTTCGACGGGCTGGCCATGCTGCATCGGGTGCAGTTCGATGAGGGGCGTGTCAGCTACCGCAGCCGCTTCCTTCAGACCGAAGACTATCGGCGGAGCATCGCGTCAAGCGCGCCGGCCTTCGCGGCGTTCGATACCCGCGATCCCGAAAGCTTCCTCGAGCGGCTCAAACACTTTGGAAAGCCGCGCGTCACAGACAACGCGGCAGTCGTGATGTCGCGCATCGGCGATCGGTGGTTCGCCACCACGGAGGGGCCGCTGCTCGTGGGTTTCGACCCCGAGACGCTGCAGACACGGCCCACGTTGGCGCTGGAAGACGACCTGGGCGTGCAGCTCATGGCCGCACACGGCATCACCGACAGCAAGGGCAGCTATTGGAATGTGGGAGTAACGCTTGGACCGAAGTGCGCGTACAAGCTCTTTCGCCTCCAGCCCGGCGCCAGGAGGCGCGAGCTGATCGGCCAGGTGCGCCTCCCCAAGCCGGGCTACACCCATGCGTTCGCGATGACACCACGCCATGCGCTGGTCTGGGAAACGGCGTTGCGCGCACAGCCGCTGGGATTTCTCCTGACGGGTCGCTCCTACATCCACAACTTCAAGTGGGACCCTGTGCATGGGTCCATGCTGCACGCGGTCTCGGTGGGCGACGGCAGCGTTCGCAGCTGGGAGGTCCCGCCGATGGTCGCTTTCCATGCGATCCAGGCGTACGAGCAGGGCGACGAGACGGTGCTCGAACTCATCGTCTACGACGACCCGGAAATCATGGATGCACTGCTGCTGGAGCGGCTGCGCAGCGGGGCCCCGCTCGGCGTGACGCCGCGCCTGATGCGCTACCGGTTGCGCGCCCGCGGCGAGGTCACCATGGAGAATTTCGGGCAAGGTCTCGAGCTGCCCCAGGTGCATCCCGCTCGCTGGGCCCGGGCCAAGGCCACCGTGGCGTGGGGCACCTTGCTTGGCAACCCCAGTAGCCCGTTCTTCGATGCAACGGAACGCATCGACCTGGCGAGCGGCGAGCGCAGGTCGTGGCGTCGCGGCACTGCGGTGCAGCTCGAGCCGCTGTTCGTTCCGCGCCCCGGGGCGGACAATGAAGACGACGGCGTGCTGCTGGTACCCACGCTGGCCGACGGCGATGTTGGCTCAATGATCGCCGTGCTTGATGCCGAGACGATGGAATGCCTGGCGATGGTGAAGGCGCCACAGGTGATTCCGTTTGGGTACCATGCAGCTTGGGCAGGGTAG